One genomic window of Polaromonas sp. SP1 includes the following:
- a CDS encoding enolase C-terminal domain-like protein, which translates to MDEPLRFRIDEIRFSERDVVLRLPFRFGAATVTSCPQVYVQARIRFADGATSLGVAAEMMIPKWFDKNPALTNEDNFRQLRDALTAARAAYCADAGHKTAWQHFAQHYKPLLQSGAAAGLNPLAASYGPALLDRAILDALLLKLNCSFATGMSANVAGIALRGSGLADDLKGFDIARFMSLQMPRKQISARHTVGLADAIHPADRPAGEPNDGLPASLVAVIARYGHRDFKIKLSGDTNADMTRLMAISQVIEDVARVITLDGNEQYASAGAFADFFAQLTSDPQLVPLVEKIAFVEQPLHRDQALAQDVSKLARQIPLLVDESDATLDAFIKARPLGYTGVSSKSCKGFYKSVINAARCAEWNTKAPGAPYFLSGEDLTMQAGLGVQQDLALVSWLGLAHVERNGHHYVNGLMAAPETEQQNLLLAHDTLYEYSADAVRLRIKGGQIALGSLDCPGFATGQAGGNISWDAMRSVY; encoded by the coding sequence CTGCGCCTGCCCTTCCGCTTCGGCGCGGCCACCGTCACCTCCTGCCCGCAGGTGTATGTGCAGGCGCGTATCCGCTTTGCCGACGGCGCGACCTCACTCGGCGTCGCGGCCGAGATGATGATTCCCAAGTGGTTTGACAAAAACCCGGCGCTCACGAATGAAGACAACTTCAGGCAACTGCGCGACGCGCTGACGGCCGCCCGCGCCGCCTACTGCGCCGACGCCGGCCACAAAACTGCCTGGCAGCATTTTGCGCAGCACTACAAGCCGCTGCTCCAAAGCGGCGCAGCCGCGGGCCTCAACCCGCTGGCGGCCAGCTACGGCCCCGCCCTGCTGGACCGCGCCATCCTCGACGCCCTGCTGCTCAAACTCAACTGCAGTTTCGCCACCGGGATGAGCGCCAACGTGGCGGGCATTGCTTTGCGCGGCAGCGGCCTGGCAGACGACCTCAAGGGTTTCGACATCGCGCGCTTCATGTCGCTGCAAATGCCGCGCAAGCAGATTTCGGCGCGGCATACGGTCGGCCTGGCCGATGCGATCCACCCGGCAGACCGGCCGGCCGGCGAGCCCAACGACGGCCTGCCGGCCTCGCTGGTGGCGGTCATTGCCCGCTACGGCCACCGCGACTTCAAGATCAAGCTGAGCGGCGACACCAACGCCGACATGACGCGCCTCATGGCCATCAGCCAGGTCATTGAAGACGTGGCGCGCGTCATCACGCTGGACGGCAACGAGCAGTACGCCAGCGCCGGCGCTTTTGCCGACTTCTTCGCGCAACTGACGTCCGACCCGCAACTGGTGCCGCTGGTTGAAAAAATTGCTTTTGTCGAGCAACCCCTGCACCGCGACCAGGCGCTGGCGCAAGACGTGTCCAAGCTTGCCAGGCAGATTCCGCTGCTGGTCGATGAGTCGGACGCCACGCTGGACGCCTTCATCAAGGCCAGGCCGCTGGGCTACACCGGCGTCTCCAGCAAAAGCTGCAAGGGTTTTTACAAGTCCGTCATCAACGCCGCACGCTGCGCCGAATGGAACACCAAAGCGCCGGGCGCGCCCTACTTCCTCTCGGGTGAAGACCTCACCATGCAGGCCGGCCTGGGCGTGCAGCAAGACCTGGCGCTGGTGAGCTGGCTGGGCCTGGCGCATGTGGAGCGCAACGGCCACCACTATGTCAACGGCTTGATGGCCGCGCCTGAAACCGAGCAGCAAAACCTGCTGCTGGCGCACGACACCCTGTATGAATACAGCGCCGACGCGGTGCGCCTGCGCATCAAGGGCGGGCAGATCGCGTTGGGCTCGCTCGACTGCCCGGGCTTTGCCACCGGCCAGGCCGGCGGCAACATTTCGTGGGACGCGATGCGTTCCGTTTACTGA
- a CDS encoding Gfo/Idh/MocA family protein, with protein sequence MSTQTLGIIMHGVTGRMGMNQHLIRSILAIRAQGGVLLSNGNRVMPDPILIGRNAEKMEALAKAHGVARWGTDLDKALANKSDTVFFDAGTTQMRPTLLAKAIRAGKHVYCEKPIATNLNEAVEIARLAERSGLKHGAVQDKLFLPGLRKLDMLRRAGFFGRMLSVRLEFGYWVFEGDLQPIQRPSWNYRSEDGGGMILDMMCHWRYVLDNLFGEVKSVSCLGATHIPERWDEAGKPYKATADDAAYATAQLIGHNGEPVIAQMNMSWATRVRRDDLVTFHVDGTHGSAVAGLSSCRAQSRVTTPRPVWNPDEKQMMNFFEQWQEVPDSQVYDNGFKIQWEHFIRHVVENEPYRWTLPEGAKGVQLVEAALQSWKERRWVDVPPLQV encoded by the coding sequence ATGAGCACACAAACCCTGGGCATCATCATGCACGGCGTCACCGGCCGCATGGGCATGAACCAGCACCTGATCCGCTCCATCCTCGCGATACGCGCGCAGGGCGGCGTGCTGCTGTCCAACGGCAACCGCGTCATGCCCGACCCCATCCTCATCGGCCGCAACGCCGAGAAGATGGAGGCGCTCGCCAAGGCCCACGGCGTCGCGCGATGGGGCACCGACCTGGACAAAGCGCTGGCCAACAAAAGCGACACCGTCTTCTTCGACGCCGGCACCACGCAGATGCGCCCCACCCTGCTGGCCAAGGCGATACGCGCCGGCAAACATGTCTACTGCGAAAAGCCGATTGCCACCAACCTCAACGAGGCGGTTGAAATTGCCCGGCTGGCTGAAAGATCCGGCCTGAAACACGGCGCGGTGCAAGACAAGCTCTTCCTGCCCGGCTTGCGCAAGCTCGACATGCTGCGCCGCGCCGGCTTCTTCGGCCGCATGCTGTCGGTGCGGCTGGAGTTCGGTTACTGGGTGTTCGAAGGCGACCTGCAGCCCATCCAGCGCCCGAGCTGGAACTACCGCAGCGAAGACGGCGGCGGGATGATCCTGGACATGATGTGCCACTGGCGCTACGTGCTGGACAACCTGTTCGGCGAAGTGAAATCTGTCTCCTGCCTGGGCGCCACCCACATCCCCGAACGCTGGGATGAAGCCGGCAAACCCTACAAGGCCACCGCCGACGATGCAGCCTATGCGACGGCCCAACTCATCGGCCACAACGGCGAGCCGGTCATCGCCCAGATGAACATGTCCTGGGCCACGCGCGTGCGCCGCGACGACCTGGTCACCTTTCATGTCGACGGCACCCACGGCTCGGCCGTGGCGGGCCTTTCCAGCTGCCGCGCGCAGTCGCGCGTGACCACACCGCGCCCGGTGTGGAACCCCGACGAGAAGCAGATGATGAATTTCTTCGAGCAGTGGCAAGAGGTGCCGGACTCGCAGGTCTATGACAACGGCTTCAAGATCCAGTGGGAGCACTTCATCCGCCACGTGGTCGAGAACGAACCCTACCGCTGGACCCTGCCCGAAGGCGCCAAGGGCGTGCAGCTGGTCGAGGCGGCCCTGCAAAGCTGGAAAGAGCGGCGCTGGGTTGACGTTCCTCCGCTACAGGTTTGA
- a CDS encoding histidine phosphatase family protein: protein MTLNRIGQLLALVAALVSAPSAWADEALWALLKGGGQVVMVRHALTTPGVGDPPGMKLADCGTQRNLSDEGRTHARQLGEAFRQRGVAVGRLLSSPWCRSIETAKLAFGKTPDLTPALGNLFGRSEESARQLADLRPLAGQIPANGNTVMVSHGSTILALTGISPDTAEMVVLTPQGDGRFKVAGRMTAHKP, encoded by the coding sequence ATGACCCTGAACCGGATCGGACAGCTGCTGGCCCTGGTGGCGGCGCTGGTGTCGGCACCTTCTGCCTGGGCGGACGAGGCTTTGTGGGCGCTGCTCAAGGGCGGCGGCCAGGTGGTGATGGTGCGCCATGCGCTGACCACGCCCGGTGTGGGTGACCCGCCCGGCATGAAGCTGGCCGACTGCGGCACGCAGCGCAACCTGAGTGATGAAGGCCGCACGCACGCGCGGCAACTGGGTGAGGCCTTCCGCCAACGCGGCGTTGCTGTCGGCCGCCTGCTGTCCAGCCCGTGGTGCCGGTCGATTGAGACTGCGAAGCTGGCTTTTGGAAAGACGCCGGATCTGACGCCGGCGCTGGGCAATCTCTTCGGCCGCAGCGAGGAGTCGGCCCGGCAGCTGGCCGACCTTAGACCCCTGGCGGGCCAGATCCCTGCGAACGGGAATACGGTGATGGTCTCGCACGGCTCGACCATTTTGGCCTTGACCGGCATTTCACCGGACACCGCCGAGATGGTGGTGCTCACGCCGCAGGGCGATGGCCGCTTCAAGGTGGCGGGGCGGATGACCGCCCATAAACCCTGA
- a CDS encoding dihydrodipicolinate synthase family protein has product MTLTLTLPQAGGGLQPYALRGSAPAKAAARRPFNRIAYSAAHVVADPLAAVDPWLHCAVDWDATINYRRHLWSLGLGVAEAMDTAQRGMGLDWPTSLELIRRSLDAAKEMPGALVASGCGTDHLVLEEVKTVDDVIRGYEEQMAAIEKLGGKLIVMASRALARVATSPADYERVYDRILRQARQPVVLHWLGDMFDPALAGYWGSPNSDRAMDTALGIIHAHAAKVDGIKISLLDKDKEIAMRRRLPPGVRMYTGDDFNYAELIAGDGVGNAANRQQSDALLGIFDAIAPAASAALGELAAGNIDKFHAILGPTVPLSRHIFAAPTRFYKTGVVFMAWLNGHQSHFTMVGGQQSTRSLQHLAELFRLADAANLLEQPELAVRRMKTLLAMHGVE; this is encoded by the coding sequence ATGACGCTGACACTCACCTTGCCCCAGGCCGGCGGCGGTTTGCAGCCCTATGCCTTGCGCGGCAGCGCGCCGGCCAAAGCCGCTGCACGCCGGCCGTTCAACCGCATCGCCTATTCCGCCGCGCATGTGGTCGCTGACCCGCTGGCGGCCGTGGACCCATGGCTTCACTGCGCGGTCGACTGGGACGCCACCATCAACTACCGGCGCCACCTGTGGTCGCTGGGCCTGGGCGTGGCCGAAGCCATGGACACCGCCCAGCGCGGCATGGGCCTGGACTGGCCGACCTCGCTGGAGCTGATCCGCCGCTCGCTCGATGCCGCCAAAGAGATGCCGGGCGCGCTCGTCGCCTCCGGCTGCGGCACCGACCACCTGGTGCTCGAGGAGGTCAAGACCGTCGACGACGTCATACGCGGCTACGAAGAACAAATGGCCGCCATCGAAAAACTGGGCGGCAAGCTCATCGTCATGGCCTCACGCGCGCTGGCCCGCGTGGCCACAAGCCCGGCCGACTACGAACGTGTGTACGACCGCATCCTGCGCCAGGCCCGCCAGCCCGTGGTGCTGCACTGGCTGGGCGACATGTTTGACCCGGCGCTGGCCGGCTACTGGGGCAGCCCCAATAGCGACCGCGCCATGGACACGGCGCTGGGCATCATCCACGCGCATGCAGCCAAGGTCGACGGCATCAAGATTTCGCTGCTCGACAAGGACAAGGAAATCGCGATGCGCCGCCGCTTGCCGCCGGGTGTGCGCATGTACACCGGCGACGACTTCAACTACGCCGAGCTGATTGCCGGCGACGGCGTGGGCAACGCGGCCAACCGGCAGCAAAGCGATGCGCTGCTGGGCATCTTCGACGCCATCGCACCGGCGGCCAGCGCCGCGCTGGGCGAGCTGGCTGCCGGCAACATCGACAAATTCCACGCCATCCTCGGCCCCACGGTGCCGCTGTCGCGCCACATTTTTGCCGCGCCCACACGCTTTTACAAAACCGGCGTGGTCTTCATGGCCTGGCTCAATGGCCACCAAAGCCACTTCACCATGGTGGGCGGGCAGCAAAGCACGCGCTCGCTGCAGCACCTGGCCGAGCTGTTTCGCCTGGCTGATGCAGCCAACCTGCTGGAGCAACCCGAGCTGGCGGTGCGCCGCATGAAGACCCTGCTCGCAATGCACGGCGTTGAATGA
- a CDS encoding sugar phosphate isomerase/epimerase — MRDFSQDHRWLSINTATVRKQRGTEQSLTAIIEACAARGIRAISPWRDQVAAAGLPVISKLVKTHGLELSGYCRGGMFPAADAAGLKAAHDDNRRAVDEARELNAACLVLVVGGLPGALAGKAVHKDIALSRSQVHDGIAALLEHARTAGMPLAIEPLHPMYAADRACINTLEHALDVCDELDPGKSGALGVAVDVYHVWWDPKLEAQIARAGKNRLLAFHVCDWLTPTADLLNDRGMMGDGVIDIPKIRRWMEAQGFAGYSEVEIFSSANWWQRDGGEVLDTCMARHRTAV, encoded by the coding sequence ATGAGAGACTTTTCCCAAGACCACCGCTGGCTCTCCATCAACACGGCCACCGTGCGCAAGCAACGCGGCACCGAGCAATCGCTGACCGCCATCATCGAAGCCTGCGCAGCCCGCGGCATACGCGCCATCTCGCCCTGGCGCGACCAGGTGGCTGCCGCCGGCCTGCCGGTGATTTCCAAGCTCGTCAAAACCCACGGGCTTGAGCTCTCCGGCTACTGCCGCGGCGGCATGTTTCCCGCAGCGGATGCGGCCGGCCTGAAAGCCGCCCATGACGACAACCGCCGCGCCGTCGATGAAGCCCGCGAACTGAACGCCGCCTGCCTGGTGCTGGTGGTGGGCGGCCTGCCCGGTGCGCTGGCTGGCAAGGCGGTGCACAAAGACATTGCACTCTCACGCAGCCAGGTGCATGACGGCATCGCCGCCTTGCTCGAACATGCGCGAACCGCCGGCATGCCGCTGGCGATCGAGCCCCTGCATCCCATGTACGCAGCAGACCGCGCCTGCATCAACACCCTGGAGCATGCGCTCGACGTATGCGATGAACTCGACCCCGGCAAAAGCGGCGCGCTCGGCGTGGCGGTAGACGTGTACCACGTCTGGTGGGACCCGAAGCTTGAGGCGCAAATTGCACGCGCCGGTAAAAACCGGCTGCTGGCCTTTCACGTGTGCGACTGGCTCACGCCGACGGCCGACCTCTTGAACGACCGCGGCATGATGGGCGACGGCGTCATCGACATCCCGAAGATCCGCAGGTGGATGGAGGCCCAGGGCTTTGCGGGCTACAGCGAGGTGGAGATTTTTTCGTCCGCCAACTGGTGGCAGCGCGATGGCGGCGAGGTGCTGGACACCTGCATGGCACGGCATCGCACGGCGGTGTAA